Genomic DNA from Amycolatopsis alba DSM 44262:
GGCTGACCGGCACGGTCACCTGCTGTTCCTCGGTGACGACGTACTTGCGCAGGCGGACATGGCCGGTCTCGACCTGCTCGGTGCCGACGTTCAGCCGCTCCTCGGAGCGCGTCATCGTGTGCTCGGCGTCCCGGTCGGACTTCCCGGCGGCGGCGTCCGTCCCGGCCTTGCCTCGGCCGGTGCCCTGTGCCCGGTCGTCCATCCGCCCGTCCGGCGAGGTCCTCGGCATCGGCAGCCCGTAGTGCTCGTACAGCCGGGCGCTCTCTTCCCTGGACAGGTGGCCGTCGGCGTCGATGCGGGGCGCGTCGGAGACGGCGTCCTTGTCGACACGGACGTGCACGCCGTCCCGGTCGGCGTGGGCGCCCGAGAGCGGCACGAAACTCTCCTTGGAGCCGAACAGGCCCGTTTTGACCGTGATCCATTCCGGCTGGTGCGTCGCGTCGGCGAGGTAGACGTTGCCGACCTTTCCGAGCTTGTTGCCGGTCGGGTCGACCACGGCACTGTCGATGAGTTCCTGCGGCTGCATGGTCTTCGCCATCGGTCTTGCTCCTCTCGAACGATGCTGCTCCAGAAGGCCACCGTCTGCCGGGCCGGTGATCATGGCAACCGTCGTGGTGCACCCGTGGGGGACCCCGGAAAGTGCGGGTTTGGGGGCTGTGCGCACGGGCTAGGCCCGGCGTGTCGTCGCAGGTGGAAGCGGGTGCTCGCGGGGTGACCGGCCCGCATGGGGGATGGCGCGAAGGTGTGGATCTCCGGCCTGCCGAAAATCGGATGCGCGGGCCTCGGGCTTGCCCTAACCTCGTGCCCGTGATGCAGCAAATGCTGTTCCTCTGAGGAACGACGCCTCCACCGGTATCCGCGAGCCGCGGGTACCGGGGTTCGTTCTTCCTGCTCATCACTTCATCGGAGGCAGTTCTCTCATGTCATCCCCTCTTTCGCCGTCGCCTGTGCGCACGGCGCACGTCCGCCTGTCCGACGTCCACCTCGCCCTCGGGGGACGGCCCGTGCTTTCCGGGGTCGACCTCGTCGCCGGGGCCGGTGAGCGCGTCGCCGTCGTCGGGGAGAACGGTCGCGGCAAGACCACCCTCCTCCGGCTCCTCGCCGGTGACCTGGCCGCGGACCGGGGCGAGGTCCACCGCTCCGGTTCGGCCGGTGTCGCCGACCAGCAGATCCCGCTCGGCCCGGCCGACACCGTCGGCGCGCTGATCGATCTCGAACTGGCCGCTGTCCGTGGCGCGCTGGCCCGTCTGGAGACCGCGACGGAGGCGCTCAGTGACGGGCTTCCGGGTGCGGACGACTTCTTCACCGCCGCGCTGGAGAAGGCCGAGGCCCTCGACGCGTGGGACGCGGACAGGCGGGTCGAGGTGTCCTTGGCCGCGTTGAACGCTGTCGACGACCGCGACCGTCCACTCGGGACACTGTCGGTCGGGCAACGCCACCGGGTGCGGCTGGCCTGCCTGCTCGGCGCCGGACATCCCGTCCTGCTGCTCGACGAGCCGACCAACCACCTCGACGCCGCCGGGCTCGAACACCTCACCGAGCGGTTGCGCGCGCACCCCGGCGTGATCGTGCTGGTCAGCCATGACCGGGCGTTGCTCGCGGAGGTGGCCACCACGGTGGTCGACCTCGATCCGTCGAGCGACGGACGGCCGCGGGTCTACGGCGGTGGCTACGCCGCCTACGGCGAGGCCCGCCGGGCCGAACGGGCTCGCTGGGAGGCGTCGCACGCCGAACAGATCGCCGAGCGGCAACGTCTTGCCGATGACCTGAGCGCGGCGCGGAACCGGCTGCGCGACGGCTGGCGGCCGCCCAAAGGCACCGGCAGGCATACCCGCGCCACCCGTGCGCCGGGACTCGTCCGCGCGGTCCACCGGCGGCAGGAGGAACTGGCCGCGCACGTGGTGGCGATCCCGCCGCCACCGGCCAGGTTCGCCATGCCCGAGCTGCCTTCGCATGGTGGCGCGATACTGCTCGGCGCAGCCGGGGTGACGGTGGCCGGGCGGCTCGCACGGCCGGTCGACCTGGTGCTGGAAAGCGGCGACCGGCTGGTGGTCACCGGCCACAACGGCGCGGGCAAATCGACCCTCCTGACCGTGCTGGCCGGGGAACTGGAGCCGAGTACGGGCACGGTCACCCGCTCCCGGTCGGCGCGGATCGGGCGGCTGGGGCAGGAGTCCGACCTGCCCGGCAGGCGCACGGCGACGGAGCTGTACGACGAACAGCTCGCCAGGGCGGGGATTTCCGGGCCGGGGCTGGGTGAACTGGGCCTGCTCGGCGGCTACGACCGGCACCGGCCGGTGGCCGAACTGTCGGTCGGCGCTCGGCGGCGGCTGGATCTGGCACTGGTGCTGGCCCACCGTCCGCATGTGGTGCTGCTGGACGAGCCGACCAACCACCTGTCCGTCACGCTCGTCGACGAGCTGACCGCCGCGCTCGGGACCACCCCGGCCGCGGTGGTGATCGCCACGCACGACAGGCAGTTGTCGCGCGACACCGAGTCCTGGCCGAGGCTCGCTTTGTGAGCCGTCAACCGCGGTGGGCGATGGTGTAGCGCACGGTCTGCGCCAGCACCACGCTCCCGTCGGGTTCGCGCAGCGGTTCGAGCTCGGCGAGCACGGCCTGGTGCACGGCGTCGAGACGGTTTTCCGGGACCAGCTCCCAGAACATCCGCTGGCCCTGCGACCAGGACCAGTCGATCCAGTGCACGGGGTCGGCGAACTTCACCGGGCAGACACGTTCCACGGACGTGACGCCGGTGAAGCCCGCCGACTCCACGGCCTGGCCGAAGCTCTCGACGGTGGCGAACAGACTGGCCCTGATGGTCAGGGTCCAGGCCAGTTCCGGCGGTACGAACGGTTTGAACACCTCCCGCACGGCCGCCCATCGGGGATCGTCGGCGCCGAACGTGGTCACCCCCGCCCGGCCGCCGGGCTTGAGCAGGCGGTGCCACGACCGCAGCGCGGCGACCGGATCCGGCAGGAAGAACACCACGAAGGACGCGAGGAGCGCGTCGAAGGAGGCGTCGGCCAGCGTCGGTTCTTGGGCGTCCATAAGGGAAACCGAGGCGTTGACCCCGCGGGCCTCGATGTCTTTCGCGGTGCGGCGGATCATCTCGGCGGAAAGGTCGATGCCCAGCACCGATCCACCCGCGCCGACCCGTTCGGCCGCCGGGAACAGCACCGCGCCGCGTCCGCAACCCACGTCCAGCACCTGCTCACCGGGCACGAGGTCGACCCGGTCGAGCAGTTCCTCGGCGAACACGCCGAAGAAGTCGACGCCGAGGGCGTCGTAGGTCTCCGCCGTCCGGTCGAACAGCAGCGCCATCGCCTGCCGGGTGTCCGTGCTCATGCGCAGGACGATGACCCGGCGAAAACGGTGTTGTCAAACGAAGACGCGGGATTTGTCACGGTGCTCCGGTCGTGAGCTTCAGGAATTCGCGCCGAGATGTCAAAGATGCTCAAGGCCCTTGTGGGAAGTCCGTGAGGGCCTCCTTGAGGGACTCAGAGTCCCTCAAGGAGGCCCTCACGGACAGCCGACCGCCTGCGACCACGATACGTTTGGTCCCAAGGTGTTGCGAAAGCCACTTTCGCAACCTCCAGCCTTGGCAAAGTGGCTTTCGCAACGTCGCCTGCCTGGCCGCACCGGTCGTGAGTCCCTCAAGGAGGCCTTCACGGACAGCCGAAAGGCTTTAGAAAGCGCGGGAAATCTGCGAAAGCACGATGAGCCCGCAGATCACCAGGTTCTTGATCTTGTGATCCACCAGGATGGCCACGAATTCGCGGATGGTGGCGCTCGGCCAGAAGTACCAGGCCGTCGGCGACCCGATGACCTGGCCGTTCACCTTGGCGCGGCGGGCGATGAGGGCGGCGCGGAGGACGTGGAAGTTGTTCGTGACCACCGTGCACCGGTAGCCCGCCTTCCGCTCCCGCATGATCTCGGCGCTGAAGGTGAGATTCTCGAACGTCGTCCGCGACCGATCCTCCAGGAGGATCCGCTCCCTCGGCAGCCCGTTCTCGACCAGATAGTCGGCCATGGCGTGGGACTCCGGCAGATCCTCGTCGGGTCCTTGCCCGCCCGAGGTGACCACCATCGGCTCCCGGCCGCGGCGGGCTTCCGCGTCCACGACGCGTTTGGCGCGGTTCAGGCGGCCGGCCAGCAGCGGCGGCACCCGGTGGCCGTCCAGCAGTCCCGAGCCCAGCACCACGACGAAGTCCACGTTCTTCTCGGTGCGGATGCGGCCGTAGACGATGGAGTACAGAAGAAAGCAGACGAAGAGGAACGAGACGTAGACGAGGATTCCGTTGAGGCTGCCCCGGACGATGTCCAGAGGTTCCCAGGCCAGTTGAGTGACCGTCGCGTTGAACACGATGAGCGCGATGATGCCGATCCCCGTCAGCAGCGACAGCACGTTGGCCAGCCGTCGTCCTTCGCGGCGGAGCATGGTGATCCCGTTGCAGATCAGGAAGACCGTCAGCGCGAGGACCGTCGGGATGATCAGCAGGATCACGCCGAGCGCGACGAAGCCCGCGGCCTCGGGCGACACCGAAGCGAGAAGCGCGATGAAGGTGATGCCGAGGAACAGCAGCGCGAAGAAGAGGTAGAAGCCGTTCCTCAGCCGACGCCGGTCGCGAAGGAAGCTCACCAGGAACGCCGCGCAGCACAGGGTCGCGATGGCGAAGGGAATTGCAGCGGCCTTCACGAGAACTCCAGCTTCGGACGAGGCGGGCACTCGAGTGTCGGCACGCGGTGCGGCGGCATTGAAACACACGGCGAAGCCGCCGAAGGCACCTTCGGTCGGCGTGTCGCCTTTCCTGGCCCGACCGTGGTTACCGCCGCCGCTGCACCGGCCGTTCGTCCCAGACGGGTTCCGGGGTTTCCCGGACCCGGCCGTCGGAGCCGAACACGAGGTACCGGTCGAAGGAGCGCGCGAACCACCGGTCGTGCGTCACCGCCACCGTGGTGCCCTCGTACGCCTCGAGCGCCTGCTGCAGCGCTTCCGCCGAAGCGAGGTCGAGGTTGTCGGTCGGCTCGTCCAGCAGCAGGGCGGTGGCGCCGCCGATCTCC
This window encodes:
- a CDS encoding DUF2382 domain-containing protein, giving the protein MAKTMQPQELIDSAVVDPTGNKLGKVGNVYLADATHQPEWITVKTGLFGSKESFVPLSGAHADRDGVHVRVDKDAVSDAPRIDADGHLSREESARLYEHYGLPMPRTSPDGRMDDRAQGTGRGKAGTDAAAGKSDRDAEHTMTRSEERLNVGTEQVETGHVRLRKYVVTEEQQVTVPVSHEEVRIEREPITGASGGTAEIAEDEQEVVLHAEKPVVNKETVAVERARLKTETVTEEQTVSGKVRKEQFEVTDDEGKHRKS
- a CDS encoding YdcF family protein encodes the protein MKAAAIPFAIATLCCAAFLVSFLRDRRRLRNGFYLFFALLFLGITFIALLASVSPEAAGFVALGVILLIIPTVLALTVFLICNGITMLRREGRRLANVLSLLTGIGIIALIVFNATVTQLAWEPLDIVRGSLNGILVYVSFLFVCFLLYSIVYGRIRTEKNVDFVVVLGSGLLDGHRVPPLLAGRLNRAKRVVDAEARRGREPMVVTSGGQGPDEDLPESHAMADYLVENGLPRERILLEDRSRTTFENLTFSAEIMRERKAGYRCTVVTNNFHVLRAALIARRAKVNGQVIGSPTAWYFWPSATIREFVAILVDHKIKNLVICGLIVLSQISRAF
- a CDS encoding class I SAM-dependent methyltransferase, with product MSTDTRQAMALLFDRTAETYDALGVDFFGVFAEELLDRVDLVPGEQVLDVGCGRGAVLFPAAERVGAGGSVLGIDLSAEMIRRTAKDIEARGVNASVSLMDAQEPTLADASFDALLASFVVFFLPDPVAALRSWHRLLKPGGRAGVTTFGADDPRWAAVREVFKPFVPPELAWTLTIRASLFATVESFGQAVESAGFTGVTSVERVCPVKFADPVHWIDWSWSQGQRMFWELVPENRLDAVHQAVLAELEPLREPDGSVVLAQTVRYTIAHRG
- a CDS encoding ABC-F family ATP-binding cassette domain-containing protein; this translates as MSSPLSPSPVRTAHVRLSDVHLALGGRPVLSGVDLVAGAGERVAVVGENGRGKTTLLRLLAGDLAADRGEVHRSGSAGVADQQIPLGPADTVGALIDLELAAVRGALARLETATEALSDGLPGADDFFTAALEKAEALDAWDADRRVEVSLAALNAVDDRDRPLGTLSVGQRHRVRLACLLGAGHPVLLLDEPTNHLDAAGLEHLTERLRAHPGVIVLVSHDRALLAEVATTVVDLDPSSDGRPRVYGGGYAAYGEARRAERARWEASHAEQIAERQRLADDLSAARNRLRDGWRPPKGTGRHTRATRAPGLVRAVHRRQEELAAHVVAIPPPPARFAMPELPSHGGAILLGAAGVTVAGRLARPVDLVLESGDRLVVTGHNGAGKSTLLTVLAGELEPSTGTVTRSRSARIGRLGQESDLPGRRTATELYDEQLARAGISGPGLGELGLLGGYDRHRPVAELSVGARRRLDLALVLAHRPHVVLLDEPTNHLSVTLVDELTAALGTTPAAVVIATHDRQLSRDTESWPRLAL